The following coding sequences are from one Arachis hypogaea cultivar Tifrunner chromosome 7, arahy.Tifrunner.gnm2.J5K5, whole genome shotgun sequence window:
- the LOC112701943 gene encoding GDSL esterase/lipase At5g55050: MSYGTRVLIFIFLVIRCGFSKGEQTVVPAVYVFGDSLVDVGNNNYLRISVARADHPYYGIDFPTHKPNGRFSNGKNAADFISEKLGLATSPPYLSLTAKSNANKNNVSLDGVSFASSGAGIFNGTDERFRQAIPLTKQVTYYSVVYEDMKREAGDAALQKRLSKSIFAVVIGSNDLFGYLQSSNLRKKITPQQYLDSMVFSLKVQLQRLYNLGARKFEIAGIGALGCTPVFRVRNKTECITDGNYWPIKYNEGLQSMLKEWQFENRDITYSFFDTYAAHMDLIQNPAFYGFREIKAACCGFGELNARGLCLPLSNLCSNRQDHIFWDLFHPTEAANRIFVDKMFDGSSKYTSPINMRQLVAA, encoded by the exons ATGAGTTATGGTACTAGagttttgattttcattttcCTTGTTATTAGATGTGGATTTTCAAAGGGTGAACAAACGGTGGTTCCAGCAGTTTATGTGTTTGGAGACTCACTTGTTGATGTTGGCAACAACAATTACTTGAGAATCTCTGTTGCAAGAGCTGATCACCCTTACTATGGAATTGATTTTCCAACTCATAAACCCAATGGCAGATTCAGCAATGGCAAGAATGCTGCTGATTTCATTT CTGAGAAATTGGGATTGGCAACTTCGCCACCTTACCTGTCCCTAACTGCAAAATCAAATGCCAACAAAAACAATGTGTCCTTGGATGGTGTTAGCTTTGCATCCTCAGGTGCTGGAATATTCAATGGCACAGATGAACGTTTT AGACAGGCAATACCGTTGACAAAGCAAGTGACTTACTACTCAGTTGTGTATGAGGATATGAAACGAGAAGCAGGAGATGCTGCTCTACAAAAGCGCCTCTCAAAATCAATTTTCGCAGTGGTGATTGGCAGCAATGATCTCTTCGGCTACTTACAATCATCAAATCTTCGTAAGAAAATCACTCCACAGCAGTATTTGGATTCCATGGTTTTCTCACTCAAAGTACAACTACAG CGATTATACAATCTTGGTGCTCGTAAATTTGAGATAGCTGGCATTGGGGCACTTGGATGTACTCCTGTATTTAGGGTCAGGAACAAAACGGAGTGCATTACAGATGGCAATTATTGGCCAATTAAATATAACGAAGGCCTTCAATCCATGCTTAAGGAATGGCAATTTGAGAATAGGGACATTACTTACTCCTTCTTTGACACTTATGCTGCTCATATGGACCTCATTCAGAATCCAGCTTTCTATG GATTTAGAGAGATCAAAGCTGCTTGTTGTGGATTCGGGGAACTGAATGCAAGGGGTCTTTGCTTACCACTGTCAAATCTTTGTTCCAATAGACAAGACCACATCTTCTGGGATTTGTTCCATCCTACAGAGGCAGCTAATCGTATCTTTGTCGACAAAATGTTTGATGGTTCTTCAAAGTACACGTCTCCTATTAACATGAGACAGCTAGTTGCAGCCTGA